A single genomic interval of uncultured Desulfobulbus sp. harbors:
- a CDS encoding branched-chain amino acid ABC transporter permease yields MKASNILAIVFAAIMATCPMFLNAYWTDVMNNVGIYAILALSLNIILGHAGLFHMGHAAFYALGAYLTAILNTHYGVPVLWLMLPAGILAGLFALVVARPIIHLRGDYLLIVTIGIVEIVRIALINNVFDITGGANGIFGISRPLLFGFKIAKPLHFYYLIWGFTALTIFLFLRLEHSRFGRALLYIKEDEVAAGGSGINVARYKLEAFVIGAVWAGMCGTIYASKMTIIAPESFSFAESVILFTIVILGGSGSIPGVILGAFLLVGLPEVFRGLAEYRMLVFGAAMMVMMIFRNQGLLPPRPKQYDIGVLEPAGGGK; encoded by the coding sequence ATGAAAGCAAGCAATATTCTCGCGATCGTCTTTGCGGCGATCATGGCCACCTGCCCGATGTTCCTCAACGCCTACTGGACCGATGTGATGAACAACGTGGGCATCTACGCCATTTTGGCTTTGAGCCTGAACATCATCCTCGGCCATGCCGGACTGTTTCACATGGGACATGCGGCTTTTTACGCTCTCGGCGCCTACCTGACGGCCATCCTCAACACCCACTACGGCGTCCCCGTGCTGTGGCTGATGCTGCCCGCCGGGATCCTGGCCGGCCTGTTCGCCCTGGTGGTGGCCCGGCCGATCATTCATCTGCGCGGTGACTATCTCTTGATCGTGACCATCGGTATCGTCGAAATCGTCCGTATCGCCCTGATCAACAACGTGTTCGACATCACGGGCGGGGCCAACGGCATCTTCGGCATCAGCCGTCCTCTGCTCTTCGGCTTCAAGATCGCCAAGCCGCTCCATTTCTACTATCTCATCTGGGGTTTTACCGCCCTGACCATCTTTCTCTTTCTCCGCCTGGAGCATTCCCGGTTCGGGCGAGCCCTGCTCTACATCAAGGAAGACGAGGTCGCCGCCGGCGGCAGCGGCATCAACGTGGCTCGTTACAAGCTCGAGGCTTTTGTCATCGGCGCTGTCTGGGCCGGGATGTGCGGCACCATCTATGCTTCGAAGATGACCATCATTGCCCCGGAATCCTTTTCCTTTGCCGAATCGGTCATTCTCTTTACCATCGTCATCCTCGGCGGTTCCGGCTCCATTCCCGGGGTGATTCTCGGCGCCTTTCTCCTGGTCGGCCTGCCCGAGGTCTTTCGCGGCCTAGCCGAGTACCGTATGCTGGTCTTTGGTGCGGCGATGATGGTAATGATGATTTTCCGCAACCAGGGACTGCTGCCGCCACGGCCCAAGCAGTATGATATCGGTGTATTGGAACCGGCGGGAGGTGGCAAATGA
- the scpA gene encoding methylmalonyl-CoA mutase has product MSAPDFTTIGLNPKISPASYEAWAANIKKETGLSAEELVWRTVEQIDVKPLYTRKDYEGLDHLGYMAGIPPFMRGPYATMFVQRPWTVRQYAGFSTAEESNAFYRRNLAAGQMGLSIAFDLATHRGYDSDHERVVGDVGKAGVAVDSILDMNILFAGIPLDQMTVSMTMNGAVLPIMAFYIVAAEEQGVKQEQLGGTIQNDILKEYMVRNTYIYPPAQSMRIISDIFAYTSQNMPKYNSISISGYHMEEAGATSDIEMAYTLADGWDYARAGVNAGMSIDTFAPRLSFFWAQGMNYFMEIAKMRAARVLWAKIIKTFNPKNVKSLALRTHSQTSGWSLTEGDPFNNVCRTCIEGMAAALGHTQSMHTNSLDEAIALPTEFSARIARNTQLYLQDETNILRPADPWAGSFYLEALTGAIMKRGWDLIQEVENLGGMAKAIETGLPKMRIEEAAARRQAGIDSGREKIVGVNSYCLDKEDALDTLEVDNTAVREAQLKRLAKLKAERDESKCQAALNALTQCAKTGEGNLLALSIEAARARASLGEISFALEKEWGRHTAVIRSISGVYKAEFSEKEEVQKVIAMTKEFEKIEGRRPRIMVAKLGQDGHDRGAKVISTAFADLGFDVDIGPLFQTPEEAARQAVENDAHIIGFSSLAAGHKTLLPALVEELEKLGRPDIMCVIGGVIPAPDYQYLYDHGAAAIFGPGTVIPVAAMKVLEELKLRLHAE; this is encoded by the coding sequence ATGAGCGCACCGGATTTTACCACCATTGGACTGAATCCCAAGATATCGCCAGCCAGCTACGAGGCCTGGGCGGCAAATATCAAGAAGGAAACCGGCCTCAGCGCCGAAGAGCTCGTTTGGCGAACCGTGGAGCAGATTGACGTCAAACCGCTCTACACCCGCAAGGACTACGAGGGGCTCGACCACCTGGGCTACATGGCCGGTATCCCGCCCTTCATGCGCGGCCCCTATGCCACCATGTTCGTCCAGCGGCCCTGGACCGTACGTCAGTACGCCGGTTTCTCCACCGCCGAGGAGAGTAATGCCTTCTACCGCCGCAACCTGGCCGCCGGTCAGATGGGTCTTTCCATCGCCTTTGACCTGGCCACCCACCGCGGCTACGACTCCGATCACGAGCGCGTGGTCGGCGATGTGGGCAAGGCCGGTGTCGCCGTGGACTCGATCCTGGACATGAACATCCTCTTTGCCGGTATTCCGCTCGATCAGATGACGGTTTCCATGACCATGAACGGCGCGGTCTTGCCGATCATGGCCTTCTACATCGTCGCGGCCGAGGAGCAGGGGGTCAAACAGGAGCAGCTGGGCGGCACCATCCAGAACGATATCCTCAAGGAATATATGGTGCGCAACACCTATATCTATCCGCCGGCGCAGAGTATGCGCATCATCTCCGATATCTTCGCCTACACATCACAGAACATGCCGAAATACAACAGTATCAGTATTTCCGGCTACCATATGGAAGAGGCCGGCGCCACCTCGGATATCGAAATGGCCTACACCCTGGCCGACGGCTGGGATTATGCCCGTGCCGGTGTCAACGCGGGCATGAGCATCGATACCTTTGCTCCGCGGCTCTCCTTCTTCTGGGCGCAGGGCATGAACTACTTCATGGAGATCGCCAAGATGCGTGCGGCCCGCGTGCTTTGGGCCAAGATCATCAAGACCTTCAACCCCAAGAACGTCAAATCCCTGGCCCTGCGAACCCACAGCCAGACCTCGGGGTGGAGCCTCACCGAGGGCGACCCCTTCAACAACGTCTGCCGCACCTGCATCGAGGGCATGGCCGCCGCCCTGGGCCATACCCAGTCGATGCACACCAACTCCCTGGACGAGGCCATTGCCCTGCCCACGGAATTTTCCGCCCGTATTGCCCGGAACACCCAGTTGTATCTCCAGGACGAGACCAACATCCTTCGTCCGGCCGATCCCTGGGCGGGTTCGTTCTACCTCGAGGCCCTTACCGGTGCAATCATGAAGCGCGGCTGGGACCTGATTCAGGAGGTGGAAAACCTGGGCGGCATGGCCAAGGCCATCGAGACCGGTCTGCCCAAGATGCGTATCGAGGAGGCCGCCGCCCGCCGCCAGGCCGGCATCGACTCCGGCCGGGAAAAGATCGTCGGCGTCAACAGCTACTGCCTGGACAAGGAGGATGCCCTGGATACGCTGGAGGTCGACAACACTGCGGTCCGCGAGGCCCAGCTCAAACGTCTTGCGAAACTGAAGGCCGAGCGTGACGAGTCCAAATGTCAGGCTGCCCTGAACGCCCTGACCCAGTGCGCCAAGACCGGTGAGGGCAACCTGCTGGCCCTGTCGATCGAGGCGGCCCGGGCGAGGGCTTCACTGGGTGAAATCAGTTTTGCCCTGGAAAAAGAATGGGGGAGGCATACGGCCGTGATTCGATCGATTTCTGGTGTCTACAAAGCCGAATTCAGCGAGAAGGAAGAGGTGCAGAAGGTCATTGCCATGACCAAGGAGTTTGAGAAGATCGAGGGCCGCCGGCCGCGTATCATGGTGGCCAAGCTGGGCCAGGACGGACACGACCGTGGGGCCAAGGTCATTTCCACTGCCTTTGCCGATCTCGGTTTTGACGTCGATATCGGACCGCTGTTCCAGACCCCGGAGGAGGCCGCCCGCCAGGCGGTGGAAAACGATGCCCATATCATCGGCTTCAGCTCATTGGCCGCCGGCCACAAGACGCTCCTGCCCGCCCTGGTGGAGGAGTTGGAAAAGTTGGGTCGGCCGGACATCATGTGCGTCATCGGCGGGGTTATCCCGGCGCCGGATTATCAGTATCTCTATGACCATGGGGCGGCCGCCATCTTTGGTCCGGGTACGGTCATTCCGGTGGCAGCGATGAAGGTGTTGGAGGAACTGAAATTGCGACTGCATGCAGAATAG
- a CDS encoding ABC transporter ATP-binding protein, with protein sequence MLTIDNLRVNYGNVEALHGISLEVAEGEIVTILGANGAGKSTTLNAISGLVRITGGSIHFQETALHKLPAHEIVKLKVTQSPEGRRVFGTLTVEENLMLGAFTSVNTARIRSSREWIFELFPRLAERAKQLAGTLSGGEQQMLAIGRALMSNPKILLLDEPSLGLAPILVKSIFETVKAINSSGVTVILVEQNAKAALKLAHRGYVMEVGNIVLADSATNLLQNIQVQQAYLGGGH encoded by the coding sequence CTGCTTACCATAGACAATCTTCGGGTCAACTACGGCAATGTCGAAGCCCTGCACGGGATTTCCCTTGAGGTGGCCGAAGGCGAGATCGTTACCATTCTCGGTGCCAACGGCGCGGGCAAGTCCACCACCCTCAACGCCATCAGCGGCCTGGTACGGATCACCGGCGGTTCGATCCACTTTCAGGAAACGGCACTGCACAAGCTGCCGGCCCACGAGATCGTCAAGCTCAAGGTGACCCAGAGCCCGGAGGGGCGCCGCGTCTTCGGCACCCTGACCGTTGAGGAAAACCTGATGCTCGGTGCCTTTACCTCGGTCAATACCGCGAGGATTCGTTCCAGCAGGGAATGGATCTTTGAACTTTTTCCGCGGCTTGCGGAGCGGGCGAAACAGCTGGCCGGTACGCTTTCCGGCGGTGAACAGCAGATGCTGGCCATCGGCCGGGCGCTGATGTCCAATCCGAAAATTCTTCTCCTGGATGAGCCGAGCCTCGGGCTGGCACCGATTCTGGTGAAATCTATTTTCGAGACGGTCAAGGCGATCAACTCAAGCGGGGTGACGGTCATTCTCGTGGAACAAAATGCCAAGGCCGCGTTGAAATTGGCCCATCGTGGCTATGTGATGGAGGTTGGCAACATTGTCCTGGCCGATAGCGCCACCAATCTGCTTCAAAACATACAGGTGCAGCAGGCCTACCTAGGCGGCGGCCACTGA
- a CDS encoding branched-chain amino acid ABC transporter permease — protein sequence MEEFFQQLTNGLAVGGIYALIALGYTMVYGVLKLINFAHGDLFTIGAYLGLTLLVSFGLFDKIGPLAAVLLLVIMVMALVAVIGALLERVAYKPLRQSHRLTAVVSALGASIFFQNAVMAIYGPGLLVYPHDLLPRIAVNIFGVDIPLMRIVMFLASVVLMGALYFFIQKTKIGTAIRAVAIDQGAARLMGINVDRVIMLVFCIGPALGGAAGLMVGLYYGQINFSMGWMYGLKAFTAAILGGIGNIPGAMVGGLLLGVIEALGAAYISIAWKDAISFCVLILILIARPTGLLGERVAEKV from the coding sequence ATGGAAGAATTTTTTCAACAGCTGACCAACGGGCTGGCCGTGGGTGGCATATATGCCCTGATCGCCCTGGGATACACCATGGTGTACGGGGTCTTGAAGCTGATCAACTTTGCCCACGGAGACCTGTTCACCATCGGCGCCTACCTCGGGCTCACTCTGCTGGTCTCCTTCGGCCTGTTCGACAAGATCGGTCCCCTGGCGGCTGTGCTGCTCCTGGTAATCATGGTTATGGCGCTGGTGGCCGTTATCGGAGCCCTGCTCGAGCGGGTGGCCTACAAACCGCTGCGCCAGTCGCACCGACTTACCGCCGTGGTCTCCGCCCTGGGGGCCTCGATCTTTTTCCAGAACGCGGTCATGGCCATCTACGGTCCGGGGCTCCTGGTCTATCCCCATGATCTGCTTCCGAGGATCGCGGTCAACATCTTTGGGGTCGATATCCCCCTGATGCGGATTGTCATGTTTCTGGCCTCGGTGGTGCTCATGGGCGCGCTCTATTTTTTCATACAGAAGACCAAGATCGGCACCGCCATCCGCGCGGTGGCCATTGACCAGGGCGCGGCCCGACTCATGGGCATCAATGTGGATAGGGTGATTATGCTCGTGTTCTGCATCGGCCCGGCCCTGGGCGGCGCTGCGGGCCTGATGGTCGGCCTCTACTACGGCCAGATCAACTTCAGCATGGGCTGGATGTACGGGCTCAAGGCCTTTACCGCAGCCATTCTCGGCGGGATCGGCAACATTCCCGGGGCCATGGTCGGCGGACTGCTGCTCGGGGTGATCGAGGCTTTGGGTGCGGCCTATATTTCCATAGCCTGGAAGGATGCCATCTCCTTCTGTGTGTTGATTCTGATCCTCATTGCCCGCCCCACCGGTCTTCTTGGGGAAAGGGTGGCTGAAAAAGTATGA
- a CDS encoding DUF2325 domain-containing protein, translating into MTTLTGSLPQRKIWEIDNCFKCALIGTCLNRIELRKLSKEKIYQTPTRLDDYRLHAHFIRISDQNDAAGKALNKYLEKKYRNDVKKYGKAETESEIAALWKEDLDQGRIDAAWWGVLTHPSASDGLVGKCYGQLHMISHDCTNSTHRNRQVIAELRQKTEMLKEVMGAERQEFRKERKKLLEENRTLEQKLLDSRRHHQEHHRQQEEIAKLQNQIKNLQSGDNSTKERQIIADLRQNNNSLFGRVDELTEELELLRDELTRTSRQLQQVQKVRQEMELREMDHMREIASLEAVLFQHISHDQQQDPCVNCADKNTANCPGINLCGKTVLYVGGLHKMVPHYRQLVEQSGGNFLHHDGGREASRNLLPKLLTTADAVLCPVDCISHDACNCVKKMCKRYQKPFVLMRSSGLSSLARGLGEIVQ; encoded by the coding sequence ATGACCACTTTGACAGGAAGCCTGCCGCAACGAAAAATCTGGGAAATCGACAACTGCTTTAAATGCGCACTGATCGGAACCTGCCTCAATCGAATCGAGTTACGCAAACTGAGCAAGGAAAAAATCTATCAGACCCCGACTCGACTCGACGATTATCGACTGCACGCGCATTTCATCAGGATCTCGGACCAAAACGATGCAGCAGGCAAGGCACTCAACAAATATCTGGAAAAAAAATATCGAAATGACGTCAAAAAATACGGCAAGGCGGAAACAGAGAGCGAAATTGCAGCGCTGTGGAAAGAAGACCTGGACCAGGGGAGAATCGATGCAGCCTGGTGGGGCGTGCTGACCCACCCCTCCGCCTCGGACGGTCTGGTGGGGAAATGCTACGGGCAGTTGCACATGATCAGTCATGACTGCACCAACAGCACCCATCGCAACCGGCAGGTGATCGCCGAGTTGCGGCAAAAAACGGAGATGCTCAAGGAGGTGATGGGGGCTGAGCGGCAGGAGTTCCGCAAAGAGCGTAAAAAATTGCTGGAAGAAAACCGGACTCTTGAGCAGAAACTCCTCGATAGCCGCCGTCATCATCAGGAACACCATCGACAGCAAGAAGAGATTGCCAAGTTGCAGAACCAGATCAAAAATCTTCAGTCGGGGGATAACAGCACAAAAGAACGACAGATCATCGCCGACCTGCGCCAGAACAACAACAGCCTCTTCGGACGGGTCGATGAACTCACCGAGGAGTTGGAACTTCTCCGTGACGAACTCACCCGCACCTCCCGCCAGCTGCAGCAGGTGCAGAAGGTGCGCCAAGAGATGGAGCTGCGGGAAATGGATCATATGCGGGAAATTGCCTCCCTGGAGGCGGTCCTCTTTCAGCATATCAGTCACGATCAGCAACAGGATCCTTGCGTGAACTGCGCCGACAAGAACACCGCCAACTGTCCGGGGATCAACCTCTGCGGCAAAACCGTGCTCTATGTGGGTGGCCTGCACAAGATGGTCCCCCATTATCGGCAACTCGTTGAGCAATCCGGCGGCAACTTCCTCCATCACGACGGGGGGAGAGAGGCATCGCGCAACCTGCTGCCCAAGCTGCTGACCACAGCAGATGCCGTCCTCTGCCCCGTCGACTGCATCAGTCACGATGCCTGCAACTGCGTCAAAAAGATGTGCAAACGCTACCAGAAACCCTTTGTCCTCATGCGCAGCTCAGGCCTGTCGTCTCTGGCACGGGGTCTTGGCGAAATTGTTCAATAA
- the meaB gene encoding methylmalonyl Co-A mutase-associated GTPase MeaB: MSSDTKRPEWAPEGNCEGFACRVMDGVEAGHDGISTYKSTDHVVKPAVQHRRKQLTAQEFADGVRRGERAVLGRAITLVESNAAHHVEKAQEVLKILLPFTGNSIRVGITGVPGVGKSTFIESFGCHLIEQGHKVAVLAVDPSSSISGGSILGDKTRMERLSRDERCFIRPSPAGTTLGGVARKTRETMLVCEAAGFDVILIETVGVGQSETTVRSMVDFFLLLMLAGAGDELQGIKKGIMELADALVINKADGKNKLFAETARAEYERAMHYLQPSTEGWTSHAFTCSAMTNEGIDNIWKVIGKYREITNKSGVFERHRKEQNIKWVHDMVDDHLRSLFAKHPGVNRIIKDVERSVAGGVLPAVAAVQQLISVFECKSPE, translated from the coding sequence ATGTCATCTGACACCAAAAGGCCGGAATGGGCACCGGAGGGCAACTGCGAAGGGTTTGCCTGCCGGGTGATGGATGGGGTGGAAGCGGGACATGATGGGATCAGCACCTACAAGAGCACGGACCACGTGGTCAAACCGGCGGTGCAGCACCGGCGCAAGCAACTGACGGCCCAGGAGTTTGCCGACGGCGTTCGCCGGGGCGAGCGGGCCGTGCTTGGTCGGGCCATAACCCTGGTGGAGTCCAACGCTGCCCACCATGTGGAAAAGGCGCAGGAGGTGTTGAAGATCCTCCTGCCCTTCACCGGCAACTCGATCCGCGTCGGCATCACCGGTGTGCCCGGCGTGGGCAAGTCGACCTTTATCGAATCCTTTGGCTGCCACCTGATCGAACAGGGGCACAAGGTGGCTGTCCTGGCGGTGGATCCCTCGAGTTCCATCTCCGGCGGCTCCATTCTCGGCGATAAGACCCGCATGGAGCGGTTGAGCCGCGATGAACGCTGCTTTATCCGCCCCTCGCCGGCGGGCACCACCTTGGGCGGGGTTGCGCGCAAGACCCGCGAGACCATGCTGGTGTGCGAGGCGGCCGGGTTCGACGTGATCCTCATCGAGACCGTGGGAGTGGGCCAGAGCGAGACCACGGTCCGCTCCATGGTTGATTTCTTTCTCCTGCTGATGTTGGCCGGCGCCGGTGACGAACTGCAGGGGATCAAAAAGGGGATCATGGAGTTGGCCGATGCCCTGGTGATCAACAAGGCGGACGGGAAAAACAAACTCTTTGCCGAGACCGCCCGGGCGGAATACGAGCGGGCCATGCATTACCTGCAACCCTCCACCGAAGGCTGGACCTCCCATGCCTTCACCTGCTCCGCCATGACCAACGAGGGGATCGACAACATCTGGAAGGTCATTGGTAAATACCGCGAGATCACCAACAAGTCGGGTGTGTTTGAGCGGCACCGCAAGGAGCAGAACATCAAGTGGGTTCATGATATGGTGGATGATCATCTGCGATCGCTCTTTGCCAAACATCCGGGAGTGAACCGGATTATCAAGGATGTCGAACGCAGTGTGGCGGGCGGCGTGCTTCCGGCGGTGGCTGCGGTGCAGCAGCTTATCAGTGTTTTTGAATGTAAAAGCCCTGAGTGA
- a CDS encoding branched-chain amino acid ABC transporter substrate-binding protein, producing MKSKGSVLLCLALAVFLLSVGTTWAKTVRIGLMCPLTGSWASEGEDMKQIVEMLVNETNKTGGINGTKVELVVEDDGGDPRQAALAATRLTTKDIVAVIGTYGSSVTEASQNIYAESDILQIATGSTAIRLSEKGLPLFMRTCPRDDEQGRVAAKTLDSLGFNKIAILHDNTSYAKGLADEAKTLLESQGKTIVFFDALTPGERDYNAILTKLKSAEPDVLFFTGYYPEAGMLLRQKMDMGWNVPMLGGDATNNPDLVKIAGAKAAEGYMFLSPPVPGDLNTPVAKKFLADYQAAYGKAPGSVWAVLAGDAYRVIAEAVAKTGKTDSEKLTAYLKNDLKDFSGLTGKISFNDKGDRVGDLYRVYKVDAEGKFTLQP from the coding sequence ATGAAATCGAAGGGTTCTGTTCTGTTGTGCCTTGCCTTGGCAGTGTTCCTGCTCAGCGTGGGAACAACCTGGGCCAAGACTGTCCGCATCGGTCTGATGTGCCCCCTGACCGGTTCCTGGGCCAGTGAAGGCGAGGATATGAAACAGATCGTCGAGATGCTGGTCAACGAGACCAACAAGACCGGCGGCATCAACGGCACCAAGGTCGAACTGGTGGTCGAGGATGACGGCGGCGATCCCCGTCAGGCCGCCCTGGCCGCAACCCGCCTGACCACCAAGGATATCGTCGCGGTGATCGGCACCTATGGCTCCTCGGTCACCGAGGCCTCGCAGAATATTTATGCCGAGTCCGATATTCTCCAGATCGCAACCGGATCCACCGCCATCCGTCTCTCCGAAAAGGGGCTGCCACTCTTTATGCGCACCTGTCCCCGAGACGACGAACAGGGCCGGGTTGCGGCCAAGACCCTGGACAGCCTCGGTTTCAACAAAATCGCCATCCTCCATGACAACACCTCCTATGCCAAGGGCCTCGCGGATGAGGCAAAGACTCTGCTCGAGTCCCAGGGCAAGACCATCGTCTTCTTTGATGCCTTGACTCCAGGTGAGCGCGACTATAACGCCATCCTCACCAAACTCAAATCCGCAGAGCCGGATGTGCTGTTCTTCACCGGCTATTATCCCGAGGCCGGCATGCTCCTGCGGCAGAAGATGGATATGGGCTGGAACGTACCCATGCTGGGCGGTGACGCCACCAACAACCCCGACCTGGTCAAGATTGCCGGTGCCAAGGCAGCCGAAGGCTACATGTTTCTCAGCCCGCCGGTTCCCGGGGATCTCAATACCCCGGTGGCTAAAAAATTCTTGGCCGATTATCAGGCCGCCTACGGCAAGGCTCCGGGGTCGGTCTGGGCAGTTCTCGCCGGTGATGCCTACCGGGTAATTGCCGAGGCTGTCGCCAAGACCGGCAAGACCGACAGCGAGAAACTGACTGCCTACCTGAAAAACGATCTCAAGGATTTCTCTGGCCTGACCGGCAAGATCTCCTTCAACGACAAGGGTGACCGGGTCGGCGACCTCTACCGGGTCTACAAGGTCGATGCGGAAGGGAAATTTACCCTGCAGCCTTAA
- a CDS encoding ABC transporter ATP-binding protein codes for MSVLLQVGSLCKSFGGLMAVNEVSFEVERGSIVGLIGPNGAGKTTVFNLITGNYQPNSGTVLFDGTSLVGLPTHTIVEQGIARTFQTIRLFQNMSVLENVLAGCHCRMRCGSVAAMLRTKAQRQEEKAAMARAMAELEFVGLAREWQNRAKNLSYGNQRLLEIARALATEPKLVVLDEPAGGMNDQETKELIDLIRAIQQRGITVLLIEHDMGLVMQVCSSLVVLEYGMKIATGSPAEIQANPKVIEAYLGVDDE; via the coding sequence ATGAGCGTCCTGTTGCAGGTGGGCAGCCTCTGCAAGAGTTTCGGCGGGTTGATGGCGGTCAACGAGGTCAGTTTCGAGGTAGAGCGCGGCAGCATCGTCGGTCTGATCGGTCCCAACGGTGCAGGCAAGACCACGGTGTTCAACCTGATCACCGGCAACTACCAACCCAACTCCGGCACCGTGCTTTTCGACGGCACCAGTCTGGTCGGCCTGCCCACCCACACCATTGTCGAGCAGGGCATTGCCCGCACCTTTCAGACCATCCGTCTCTTCCAGAACATGTCGGTTTTGGAAAACGTGCTGGCCGGATGTCACTGCCGCATGCGTTGCGGATCGGTGGCAGCAATGCTGCGCACCAAAGCGCAACGGCAGGAAGAGAAGGCGGCCATGGCCCGGGCCATGGCGGAACTGGAATTCGTCGGCCTGGCCCGCGAGTGGCAAAACAGGGCGAAAAATCTCTCCTACGGCAACCAGCGGCTATTGGAGATCGCCCGTGCCCTGGCCACCGAGCCCAAACTGGTGGTGCTCGACGAACCGGCCGGCGGGATGAACGATCAGGAGACCAAGGAATTGATCGACCTGATCAGGGCCATTCAACAGCGCGGCATCACAGTCCTTTTGATCGAGCATGACATGGGGTTGGTGATGCAGGTCTGCTCCTCCCTGGTTGTGCTCGAATACGGCATGAAAATCGCGACCGGATCGCCTGCCGAAATTCAGGCCAACCCGAAGGTCATCGAAGCCTATCTCGGTGTTGATGATGAATAG